In Sphingomonas panacisoli, one genomic interval encodes:
- the gp17 gene encoding tail completion protein gp17: MSAESVLAEAVLVALAAALGDQLNGVFDGPPVKASAPWVELGPLIAADWSTKDKSGREVRLALTVRDRADRPARTHALAAAAGGAVEAVPRDLSGWRIASLAFVRARVTGDRPGEWSASVEYQIKLLAT, translated from the coding sequence ATGAGTGCGGAAAGCGTGCTGGCCGAAGCGGTGCTGGTGGCGCTCGCGGCGGCACTCGGCGACCAGCTCAACGGCGTGTTCGACGGACCGCCGGTCAAGGCCTCGGCGCCGTGGGTCGAACTCGGTCCGCTGATCGCCGCCGACTGGAGCACCAAGGACAAATCCGGCCGTGAGGTGCGCCTGGCGCTGACCGTCCGCGACCGCGCCGATCGGCCCGCGCGCACCCATGCGCTGGCGGCCGCGGCGGGCGGCGCGGTCGAAGCGGTACCGCGCGACCTGAGCGGCTGGCGGATCGCGAGCCTGGCATTCGTGCGGGCGCGGGTGACTGGCGACCGGCCTGGGGAATGGTCGGCAAGCGTCGAGTACCAGATCAAATTATTGGCGACCTAA
- a CDS encoding phage major capsid protein: protein MIEVKADALEASFEGIEMPAVVARPMLAGGRAPSGGFASYVRSGATVEMKALAGTADDTGGYAIPREIDAEIDRTLASISPIRGIANVVKVGSAGYRKLVTSGGTPSGWSAETGARTQTDTPSFHEIVPPTGELYAYPAASQAMLDDAAFDVEAWLAQEIASEFARAEGAAFVAGNGTNRPKGFLAATLSTANDATRTFGQLQYVPSGAAGDFGSNPQDRLIDFVATLRSPYRQGAVWVMNSSTAARIRKFKTSDGAFLWQPGLQMGVPDTLLGYPVVEAEDMPDVAANSLSIAFGNFKAGYLIAERTETSILRDPYSNKPFVHFYATKRVGGCVSNSEAIKVLKFAAS from the coding sequence ATGATCGAAGTGAAAGCGGACGCGCTCGAGGCGTCGTTCGAGGGAATCGAGATGCCCGCCGTCGTGGCGCGGCCGATGCTGGCGGGCGGCCGTGCGCCGAGCGGCGGCTTTGCCAGCTATGTGCGGTCGGGCGCCACTGTCGAGATGAAGGCGCTGGCCGGGACCGCCGACGATACCGGCGGTTACGCCATCCCGCGCGAGATCGATGCGGAGATCGACCGCACGCTGGCGAGCATCTCGCCGATCCGCGGGATCGCCAATGTCGTAAAGGTCGGATCGGCCGGCTATCGCAAGCTGGTGACGTCGGGCGGCACGCCGTCGGGCTGGTCGGCGGAAACGGGCGCGCGCACCCAGACCGACACGCCGAGCTTCCACGAAATCGTGCCGCCGACCGGCGAGCTCTATGCCTATCCGGCGGCGAGCCAGGCGATGCTCGACGACGCGGCGTTCGACGTCGAGGCGTGGCTGGCGCAGGAAATCGCCAGCGAATTCGCACGGGCCGAGGGCGCGGCGTTCGTCGCGGGCAACGGCACCAACCGGCCTAAGGGGTTCCTGGCCGCGACTTTGTCCACCGCCAACGACGCGACGCGGACGTTCGGCCAGCTGCAATACGTGCCGTCGGGCGCAGCGGGCGATTTCGGCAGCAACCCGCAGGACCGGCTGATCGATTTCGTCGCGACCTTGCGCAGCCCCTACCGCCAGGGGGCGGTGTGGGTGATGAATTCGTCGACCGCGGCGCGGATCCGCAAGTTCAAGACCAGCGACGGCGCATTCCTGTGGCAGCCGGGGCTGCAGATGGGCGTGCCCGATACCCTACTCGGCTATCCGGTGGTCGAGGCGGAGGACATGCCCGACGTGGCGGCCAACTCGCTGTCGATCGCGTTCGGCAACTTCAAGGCCGGCTACCTGATCGCCGAGCGCACCGAGACGTCGATCCTGCGCGATCCATACAGCAACAAGCCGTTCGTGCACTTCTACGCGACCAAGCGCGTCGGCGGGTGCGTGAGCAATTCGGAAGCGATCAAGGTGCTGAAGTTCGCCGCCAGCTGA
- a CDS encoding phage portal protein, translating to MKFFGRKSVAHEARPPLSRYGAAATTGDWPRSYEAQVRAGFVDNAIAQRAVKLVAESVADAPLAASTPDLSALVASRLLETVAAQLLLHGNAFVQVLDDGRGGVGELFALRPERVAVEPDANGWPAAYRYKVADRVTRLSPDGPRPDVIHLKSFNPIDDHLGLGCLGAASGAIAIHNAAAQWNKALLDNAARPSGALVYDPKDGSVLAPAQFERLKRELEASFSGERNAGRPMLLEGGLSWQALSMTPADMDFVALKAAAAREIALAFGVPPMLLGLPGDATYANYREANRALWRLAVLPLAGMILGGLAQGLKGWFADAALSVDLDRVPALADDRAALWASVTAADFLTPEEKRAMVGLA from the coding sequence ATGAAATTCTTCGGACGCAAATCCGTGGCCCACGAGGCGCGGCCGCCTTTGTCGCGTTACGGCGCGGCAGCGACTACGGGCGACTGGCCGCGCAGTTACGAGGCGCAGGTGCGCGCCGGGTTCGTCGACAATGCCATCGCGCAACGGGCGGTGAAGCTGGTCGCGGAAAGCGTGGCCGACGCGCCGCTCGCCGCCTCGACGCCCGACCTGTCGGCGTTGGTTGCGTCGCGATTGCTCGAGACCGTCGCGGCCCAGTTGCTGCTGCACGGAAACGCGTTCGTTCAGGTGCTCGACGACGGGCGGGGCGGGGTGGGCGAGTTGTTCGCGCTGCGCCCCGAACGCGTGGCGGTCGAGCCCGACGCCAACGGCTGGCCCGCTGCGTATCGCTACAAGGTTGCCGACCGCGTGACTCGGCTTTCGCCAGACGGGCCGCGGCCGGATGTGATTCACCTCAAATCGTTCAACCCGATCGACGACCATCTCGGGCTCGGCTGCCTGGGCGCGGCGTCGGGCGCCATCGCGATCCACAATGCGGCGGCGCAGTGGAACAAGGCGCTGCTCGACAACGCCGCGCGGCCGTCCGGGGCGTTGGTCTACGATCCCAAGGACGGGTCGGTGCTGGCGCCCGCGCAGTTCGAGCGGCTCAAACGCGAATTGGAAGCGAGCTTTTCGGGCGAGCGCAACGCCGGGCGGCCGATGCTGCTGGAAGGTGGCCTGTCGTGGCAGGCGCTGTCGATGACGCCCGCCGACATGGATTTCGTCGCGTTGAAGGCGGCGGCGGCGCGTGAGATCGCGCTGGCGTTCGGAGTGCCGCCGATGCTGCTCGGGCTGCCGGGCGATGCGACCTACGCCAATTACCGCGAGGCCAATCGCGCGCTGTGGCGGCTCGCGGTGCTGCCGCTGGCGGGGATGATCCTGGGCGGACTGGCGCAGGGGCTGAAGGGGTGGTTTGCCGACGCGGCGCTGTCGGTGGATCTGGATCGCGTGCCGGCGCTGGCCGATGATCGCGCGGCATTATGGGCGAGCGTGACCGCGGCGGATTTCCTGACGCCCGAAGAGAAGCGCGCGATGGTGGGGCTGGCATGA
- a CDS encoding head-tail connector protein encodes MTFTTNGPGEMSLGTADRAAAVAEVKAALRVAVADDDALIAAFAETALGLAEQFLGRVLILRAVTERVPGSRCWQPLGAMPVMAITSVAGVDGDTVTPLAVDDYAIDLDAEANGWVRVAGDPLDTIEIVYQAGWIATWSLIPAPVRQGVVLLAAHLYSERDASEPPPAAVTALWRPFRRVALDRAVHA; translated from the coding sequence ATGACATTCACAACCAACGGCCCGGGCGAGATGTCGCTCGGGACGGCGGATCGCGCGGCGGCGGTGGCGGAGGTCAAGGCGGCGCTGCGCGTTGCCGTCGCCGACGACGACGCGCTGATCGCCGCGTTCGCCGAGACCGCGCTGGGGCTCGCCGAGCAATTCCTCGGCCGCGTGCTGATCCTGCGCGCGGTGACCGAGCGCGTCCCCGGCAGTCGATGCTGGCAACCGCTCGGCGCGATGCCGGTGATGGCGATCACCAGCGTGGCGGGCGTCGACGGCGATACCGTGACGCCGCTCGCGGTCGATGATTATGCGATCGACCTCGACGCCGAAGCGAACGGCTGGGTGCGCGTGGCCGGCGATCCGCTCGACACGATCGAGATCGTCTATCAGGCCGGCTGGATCGCCACCTGGTCGCTGATCCCCGCGCCGGTGCGGCAAGGCGTCGTCCTGCTCGCCGCGCATCTATATTCGGAGCGCGATGCCAGCGAGCCGCCGCCGGCCGCGGTAACAGCTTTGTGGCGGCCGTTTCGTCGCGTCGCGCTCGATCGGGCGGTGCACGCATGA
- a CDS encoding HK97 family phage prohead protease, producing the protein MTRFAGYAAVFDRVDRGGDVVRGGAIRVPAEVPLLWQHRGAPVGRIELVEQDARGLRVIGAVDDPKLAALVAARTIDGLSFGYRVRAATRGRVRDITDLDLVEISLVARPMQPLARVHAVAASPPLGGSSSGEALAVGG; encoded by the coding sequence GTGACGCGCTTCGCCGGGTACGCCGCGGTGTTCGACCGGGTCGATCGCGGCGGCGACGTCGTGCGCGGCGGCGCGATCCGAGTGCCGGCCGAGGTGCCATTATTGTGGCAGCATCGCGGGGCGCCGGTCGGGCGGATCGAGTTGGTCGAGCAGGACGCGCGCGGACTGCGCGTGATCGGGGCGGTCGACGATCCGAAGCTCGCGGCGCTGGTTGCGGCGAGGACGATCGACGGCCTGTCGTTCGGCTATCGCGTTCGCGCGGCGACGCGCGGGCGGGTGCGGGACATCACCGACCTCGACCTGGTCGAGATCAGCCTGGTCGCGCGCCCCATGCAGCCGCTCGCGCGGGTGCATGCGGTCGCGGCATCACCGCCGCTTGGCGGCAGCAGCAGCGGCGAGGCGCTGGCGGTCGGCGGCTGA
- a CDS encoding spike base protein, RCAP_Rcc01079 family: protein MTDPFSSLADEVSAPARRALAVAPHDTNPLSDIPKALYVGTAGNVAMRGVDGAADQLWKNVPAGAILPFRAQYVRATGTTAADILALY, encoded by the coding sequence ATGACCGACCCCTTCTCATCCCTCGCCGACGAAGTGTCCGCGCCCGCGCGTCGCGCGCTCGCCGTCGCGCCGCACGACACCAATCCGCTGAGCGACATCCCCAAGGCGCTGTACGTCGGCACCGCCGGCAACGTCGCGATGCGCGGCGTCGACGGTGCCGCCGACCAGTTGTGGAAGAACGTGCCCGCGGGCGCGATCCTGCCGTTCCGCGCACAATATGTCCGCGCGACCGGCACCACGGCCGCGGACATCCTGGCGCTGTATTAG